Proteins from a genomic interval of Nitrospina gracilis Nb-211:
- a CDS encoding ABC transporter ATP-binding protein: MKSLIRVLGYLKPYKSFVAWTLGFAILTTLLDLVPPWLIKIIVDQLVQEQTGNTIYWVVLVLVLSYFGRNFSNYKRIRLNNDLEQKVVFDLRSHVYRSLQKMSLKYYENRATGEIMSRVNDDVTYVERIFIDGIEQLVTAVLTLIGITLIMFFLHWKLALASMIPIPLLILGAWKYTFKAHDLYHMVRERAAKMNGILQDTISGMKETFAFNRQNHEIERFEKRSDAYCKGTLEVMKLWAYYSPSMMFLGSMGTVLIVLYGIGLVRGGEITVGTLVAFIGYLALFYTPINQLHSLNHMLQHALASSERLFEIIDAEPEVKEPANPIVPSTHVRGHIAFHDIHFSYVKGKEVLHGVSFDVEPGETIALAGHTGSGKSTLVKLLMRFYDPTAGEIHIDGYPLRELSLSYLREQIGLVSQEPFLFNGTVADNIRYGNLQASDEDIRRAAQAANAAGFIEKLPNGYETLIGERGVKLSGGERHRLAIARVFLKDPPIVVLDEATASVDSETELQIKAALRQLMSNRTTLIIAHRLSTLEDADRIVVLQEGTLVESGTHEDLIQGDTSYANLFRSQLHL; this comes from the coding sequence ATGAAATCACTCATCCGGGTTTTGGGCTACCTGAAACCTTACAAATCCTTTGTGGCGTGGACTCTGGGGTTCGCCATCCTGACCACGCTTCTGGATCTGGTGCCGCCCTGGCTCATCAAGATCATCGTCGATCAACTGGTGCAGGAGCAGACCGGCAACACGATCTACTGGGTCGTGCTGGTGCTCGTGTTGTCTTACTTCGGCCGTAACTTTTCCAACTACAAGCGCATCCGCCTCAACAACGACCTTGAGCAGAAAGTGGTCTTCGACCTGCGGTCGCATGTGTACCGCTCCCTGCAGAAGATGTCGCTCAAGTATTACGAAAACCGCGCCACCGGCGAGATCATGTCGCGCGTCAACGACGACGTCACCTACGTCGAGCGCATCTTCATCGACGGCATCGAGCAGTTGGTCACCGCCGTGCTGACGCTCATTGGCATCACCCTCATCATGTTCTTCCTACACTGGAAGCTTGCATTGGCATCGATGATCCCGATCCCCCTGCTGATCCTCGGTGCGTGGAAATACACGTTCAAGGCACATGATCTGTACCACATGGTGCGCGAACGGGCCGCAAAGATGAACGGCATCCTGCAGGACACCATCTCCGGCATGAAGGAAACCTTCGCTTTCAACCGGCAGAATCATGAGATCGAGCGATTCGAAAAACGGAGCGACGCCTACTGCAAAGGCACACTGGAGGTGATGAAGCTGTGGGCATACTACTCGCCCAGCATGATGTTTCTGGGGTCGATGGGCACGGTGCTGATCGTGCTCTACGGCATCGGCCTGGTGCGCGGCGGGGAGATCACCGTCGGCACGCTGGTCGCCTTCATCGGTTACCTCGCGCTGTTTTACACCCCGATCAACCAGCTCCACTCACTCAATCACATGTTGCAACACGCGCTGGCCTCCAGCGAGCGGCTGTTTGAAATCATCGACGCCGAACCGGAGGTGAAGGAACCGGCGAACCCCATCGTGCCGTCCACCCACGTGCGCGGCCACATCGCGTTCCACGACATTCATTTTTCGTACGTGAAAGGCAAAGAAGTCCTGCATGGCGTCTCTTTTGATGTTGAGCCGGGAGAAACCATCGCACTCGCGGGGCATACGGGAAGCGGCAAATCGACGCTGGTCAAGCTTCTCATGCGGTTTTACGATCCGACGGCGGGTGAAATCCACATCGACGGCTACCCGCTTCGCGAACTCAGTCTGTCATACCTGCGCGAGCAGATCGGGCTGGTATCGCAGGAACCGTTTTTGTTCAATGGAACCGTGGCAGACAATATCCGTTACGGCAACCTGCAGGCCTCCGACGAGGACATCCGCCGCGCGGCACAAGCGGCCAATGCCGCGGGATTCATCGAAAAGCTTCCCAACGGGTATGAAACATTGATCGGTGAGCGCGGAGTGAAGCTGTCCGGCGGGGAGCGTCACCGCCTGGCCATCGCCCGCGTGTTTTTAAAAGATCCACCCATCGTGGTGCTGGACGAGGCCACCGCATCGGTCGATTCCGAAACCGAGTTGCAGATCAAGGCCGCACTCCGCCAGCTCATGTCCAACCGGACGACGCTCATCATCGCGCATCGCCTGTCCACGCTGGAGGATGCGGACCGCATCGTGGTCCTGCAGGAAGGAACACTGGTGGAGTCGGGCACGCACGAAGACCTGATCCAGGGCGATACCAGTTACGCGAACCTGTTCCGGTCGCAACTCCACCTGTAA
- a CDS encoding aldo/keto reductase: MEYRQLGSSDLKVSVLGFGAWGIGGSPFWTTEGDRASEKALLKAVELGINFFDTAPVYGFGHSESLIGKALKPHRDKLIYATKCGLRWEKESLGSIRKVATRASIEEEIELSLKRLQTDVIDLYQVHWPDVDTPQAETMETLLRLKGQGKIRHIGVSNYNTRQMQECLEVGPIVSLQPEYSLLQRSIEKEIVPYCRGKNIGIVAYSPLASGVLTGKYGKDTKFKDWRSKGIIGEFTGEAFERNVEKVEKMKAIAEALGKTCAHVAINWVTHQPAVATALIGVKNEKQMEENVQAVGWKLEDDVLKRLDEIFAVK, from the coding sequence ATGGAATATCGACAGTTGGGATCGAGCGATTTGAAGGTTTCGGTTTTGGGTTTTGGCGCATGGGGTATCGGCGGCTCACCGTTCTGGACGACGGAAGGCGACCGCGCCTCCGAGAAGGCCCTGCTGAAGGCGGTGGAATTGGGGATCAATTTTTTCGATACCGCGCCGGTGTATGGATTCGGGCATTCGGAGTCGCTCATCGGAAAAGCTCTGAAACCACACCGCGACAAGCTGATCTACGCCACCAAGTGCGGCCTGCGATGGGAGAAGGAATCGCTGGGTTCCATCCGCAAAGTGGCGACGCGCGCGTCCATTGAAGAAGAAATCGAGTTGAGCTTGAAGCGCCTGCAAACGGATGTGATCGACCTCTACCAGGTGCACTGGCCGGATGTGGACACGCCGCAGGCCGAGACCATGGAAACGCTGTTGCGTCTGAAGGGACAGGGCAAGATACGCCACATCGGTGTCAGTAATTACAATACCCGGCAGATGCAGGAATGCCTGGAGGTGGGGCCGATCGTCTCATTGCAACCGGAATACAGTCTTCTGCAAAGGTCGATCGAAAAAGAAATCGTTCCCTATTGCCGCGGAAAAAACATCGGCATCGTGGCATACAGCCCGCTGGCTTCGGGTGTGTTGACCGGCAAGTACGGCAAGGACACCAAGTTCAAGGACTGGCGGAGCAAGGGCATCATCGGCGAGTTCACGGGCGAGGCGTTCGAACGTAACGTGGAGAAAGTGGAGAAAATGAAAGCCATCGCCGAAGCGTTGGGAAAAACCTGTGCCCATGTGGCGATCAACTGGGTCACGCACCAGCCGGCGGTGGCGACGGCCTTGATCGGCGTCAAAAACGAAAAGCAGATGGAAGAGAACGTGCAGGCTGTCGGCTGGAAACTGGAGGACGATGTTCTGAAACGCCTCGACGAAATTTTTGCCGTCAAATGA
- a CDS encoding formylglycine-generating enzyme family protein encodes MLPQNFLRIATGVAFAAVFFTAEASLAFESLKNHTTGMATCQTACHQPENLVRAKLDKFNKAECRACHVGPGAVAKQNPFTTRSLHIQPEDAVPNRRVRSLRGPVLAGKATGTAGNKTSSSVKSIPGMVYIPAGEFIMGSNDRWDDESPEHIALTEAFYIDLYEVTNEKYREFVKATGHEAPFHWPDGNLPKGKEKHPVTYVNWHDADAYCKWKGKRLPTEQEWEKAARGEDGNIYPWGNVWVLTKSNNPYKGSTGTEPVGSYPDGRSPYGLFDMSGNVWEWVDSYYLPHPGNPIPKAEYGREKRILKGGSWFDCLSYGCGLSAPTFNRAFFNPEVRNNSFGFRCALSAKPEKAAQSQSP; translated from the coding sequence ATGCTCCCTCAAAATTTTCTCAGAATCGCAACCGGTGTGGCGTTTGCCGCCGTTTTTTTTACAGCCGAGGCCTCGCTGGCATTTGAGAGCCTGAAAAACCACACCACCGGTATGGCCACCTGCCAGACCGCGTGTCACCAGCCGGAAAACCTGGTTCGCGCCAAACTGGATAAATTCAACAAGGCCGAGTGCCGCGCCTGCCATGTGGGCCCCGGCGCGGTGGCAAAGCAGAACCCTTTCACCACGCGCTCGTTGCACATCCAGCCGGAGGATGCCGTTCCCAACCGCCGCGTGCGCTCCCTGCGCGGACCGGTGCTCGCCGGCAAAGCCACCGGCACCGCAGGAAACAAAACCTCCTCATCCGTCAAATCCATTCCCGGCATGGTGTACATCCCCGCGGGCGAATTCATCATGGGTTCCAACGACCGCTGGGATGACGAGTCGCCGGAACACATTGCGCTGACCGAGGCGTTTTACATCGACCTGTATGAAGTGACCAACGAGAAATACCGGGAGTTCGTGAAGGCCACCGGGCATGAAGCGCCGTTTCACTGGCCGGACGGCAACCTGCCCAAGGGCAAAGAGAAGCATCCTGTCACCTACGTCAACTGGCACGACGCGGATGCGTATTGCAAATGGAAAGGCAAACGCCTGCCCACCGAGCAGGAATGGGAAAAAGCCGCACGCGGCGAAGACGGCAACATTTACCCGTGGGGCAACGTGTGGGTGCTCACCAAATCCAACAATCCGTATAAAGGCTCCACCGGCACCGAACCGGTCGGCAGTTACCCCGACGGACGCAGTCCCTACGGCCTGTTCGACATGTCGGGCAACGTGTGGGAATGGGTGGACAGCTACTACCTGCCGCATCCGGGCAACCCCATCCCGAAAGCGGAGTACGGCCGCGAAAAGCGCATTCTCAAAGGCGGGTCATGGTTCGACTGCCTGTCTTACGGGTGCGGGTTGAGCGCGCCGACCTTCAACCGCGCTTTCTTCAACCCGGAAGTGCGCAACAACAGCTTCGGTTTCCGTTGCGCCCTGTCTGCAAAACCGGAGAAAGCGGCGCAATCCCAATCGCCCTGA
- a CDS encoding FG-GAP repeat domain-containing protein, protein MTSKKFYLYGMVLVLCLVLAGCGPNKGLFKKDPARQRYLDLTETFFSGLQKQTIQHAWFAFVNRDPLPDLLVVEQNADGAPVVRVWQNMEGKRLSKLERPGWVGKPGDVIVSMRARDLNHDRTADLVLIGRFADGDRVKVFINNGRGYFYTPPGFHLPSFKMGLDRVDLVDVDQDGNIDLFFTGHHVLNRGEPDTHQVQFLLNDGHAQFRDATELLMPPLPAGIRGTSFADYDGDRVIDIFLVYDTGRNRLLINNGLGQFTDRTRELVPFIRSKSMYADWADFDMDGDNDLLVVNESIDPRSRSYENEYSYVLVNNGHGYFRKGPLRVFPGYPSRAVYLLDANADSIPDIIILSREGIHYQRGLGKWRFLSEGAKRLPANRHFEELTFADVNNDGHLEIFGIDRGTGRGHLWVNRFQ, encoded by the coding sequence GTGACCTCTAAAAAATTTTATTTGTATGGAATGGTGCTGGTGCTGTGTCTGGTGCTGGCCGGGTGTGGTCCGAACAAGGGGTTGTTCAAAAAGGACCCTGCTCGTCAGCGGTATCTGGATCTGACGGAAACGTTTTTCTCCGGACTGCAGAAGCAAACGATTCAGCATGCGTGGTTCGCATTTGTCAACCGCGACCCGCTTCCCGATCTGTTGGTGGTGGAGCAGAACGCCGATGGCGCACCGGTGGTCCGCGTGTGGCAGAACATGGAAGGCAAGCGGCTGTCCAAACTGGAGCGTCCCGGCTGGGTGGGAAAGCCGGGTGACGTCATTGTCTCCATGCGCGCCCGCGATCTCAATCACGACCGCACGGCTGACCTCGTGCTCATCGGCCGATTTGCCGACGGCGACAGGGTGAAGGTGTTCATCAACAACGGACGCGGTTATTTTTACACGCCGCCCGGATTCCACCTGCCGTCGTTCAAGATGGGGTTGGATCGTGTGGACCTGGTGGACGTGGACCAGGACGGCAACATCGACCTGTTTTTCACCGGACACCATGTGCTGAACCGGGGCGAGCCGGATACGCACCAGGTGCAGTTTTTGCTCAACGACGGGCACGCGCAGTTTCGCGATGCCACCGAACTGCTTATGCCGCCCCTGCCCGCGGGCATTCGCGGCACCTCGTTCGCAGACTATGACGGCGACCGGGTGATCGATATCTTTCTCGTGTACGATACCGGCAGGAACCGTCTGCTGATCAACAACGGCCTCGGCCAGTTCACCGACCGCACCCGCGAACTGGTGCCGTTCATTCGAAGCAAAAGCATGTATGCCGACTGGGCGGATTTCGACATGGACGGCGACAACGACCTGCTGGTGGTCAACGAAAGCATCGATCCGCGCTCGCGTTCGTATGAGAACGAGTACAGTTATGTGCTGGTGAACAACGGCCACGGCTATTTCCGCAAAGGCCCCCTGCGCGTCTTTCCCGGTTATCCGTCGCGTGCCGTGTACCTGCTGGACGCCAACGCGGATTCAATTCCTGATATCATAATACTCAGCCGCGAGGGCATTCATTACCAGCGCGGTCTGGGGAAATGGCGTTTCCTGAGCGAAGGGGCAAAACGCCTCCCTGCCAACCGGCATTTTGAAGAACTGACATTCGCTGACGTCAACAACGACGGGCATCTGGAAATATTCGGTATCGATCGTGGGACGGGCCGCGGCCATCTGTGGGTGAACCGTTTCCAATGA
- the thpR gene encoding RNA 2',3'-cyclic phosphodiesterase has protein sequence MQAIRTFVAVPVPSVALGTLSEIQNRFKKLGLHASWTRPGNIHLTLKFLGDTDPQRIPEIKTALSGAVSIHAPFLVSLGEVGVFPGWKKPRVVWVGLKDAEQLLTTLQFEVEGALEPLGWPRENRPFSPHLTLGRIKSPKGCDRLRRGIEELGSIDPSPFQVASFSLIQSELTPKGSIYTVLETISLQGRTPAP, from the coding sequence GTGCAGGCCATAAGAACCTTTGTAGCCGTTCCTGTTCCGTCCGTGGCGCTCGGCACTCTCAGCGAAATTCAGAATCGGTTCAAAAAACTGGGGTTGCACGCATCCTGGACACGGCCCGGCAACATACACCTGACCCTGAAATTTCTCGGCGACACCGACCCTCAACGCATTCCTGAAATCAAGACAGCTTTGTCCGGGGCGGTATCCATCCACGCGCCCTTCCTGGTTTCGCTTGGCGAGGTGGGAGTGTTTCCGGGATGGAAAAAACCGAGGGTGGTCTGGGTGGGCCTGAAGGATGCGGAACAGCTTTTGACCACGCTTCAGTTCGAGGTGGAAGGCGCCTTGGAACCGCTGGGCTGGCCGCGGGAGAACCGGCCTTTTTCGCCGCACCTGACTCTGGGACGCATCAAATCACCGAAAGGTTGCGACCGGTTGCGCCGGGGAATAGAGGAGTTGGGTTCCATCGACCCGAGTCCGTTCCAGGTCGCGTCGTTTTCCCTGATTCAAAGCGAATTGACACCCAAAGGTTCGATCTACACCGTATTGGAAACTATCTCGCTCCAGGGCCGGACCCCGGCCCCCTGA
- a CDS encoding prepilin peptidase, protein MDFSTFALIPPPLLAVIGFVFGLVVGSFCNVCIARMPKKKSVAFPASHCPHCKTPIRKRDNIPVLSYLMLGGRCRQCKERISPVYPAVELVTALLWAAVFYKFGFTWTSAIYAVVMPTLVIITVIDIEHQIIPDKITLPGIAFGLIAGTYLNGFVDSLIGLVVGGGLFLFLAEVYFKVRGAMGMGGGDIKYIAAAGALLGWAQVLLVIFLGAISGALFGALGMTTKKLNFLSRIPFGPFLALATIISIFFGDDILGLYLSLMVVEQ, encoded by the coding sequence ATGGACTTCTCTACATTCGCTCTCATTCCACCTCCCTTGCTCGCGGTCATCGGCTTCGTATTCGGCCTGGTGGTCGGAAGTTTCTGCAATGTGTGCATCGCACGCATGCCGAAAAAGAAATCGGTGGCGTTTCCCGCCTCGCACTGCCCGCACTGCAAAACCCCCATCCGCAAGCGCGACAACATCCCGGTGCTGAGCTACCTCATGCTCGGCGGACGTTGCCGCCAGTGCAAGGAACGCATCTCACCGGTGTATCCGGCGGTGGAACTGGTGACGGCTCTTTTGTGGGCGGCGGTGTTTTACAAATTCGGCTTCACCTGGACCAGTGCGATTTATGCCGTGGTCATGCCGACGCTCGTCATCATCACCGTCATCGACATCGAGCACCAGATCATCCCGGACAAGATCACGCTTCCCGGCATCGCCTTCGGTTTGATCGCGGGAACCTACCTGAATGGATTCGTGGATTCCCTGATCGGGCTGGTGGTGGGCGGCGGTCTGTTTTTGTTTCTGGCCGAGGTGTATTTCAAGGTGCGCGGCGCCATGGGCATGGGTGGCGGCGACATCAAGTACATCGCCGCGGCGGGCGCGCTATTGGGATGGGCGCAGGTCCTGCTCGTCATTTTTCTCGGCGCCATTTCCGGAGCCCTGTTCGGCGCGCTGGGCATGACCACCAAAAAATTGAACTTCCTCAGCCGGATTCCCTTCGGTCCCTTCCTCGCGCTGGCCACGATCATCTCCATTTTCTTTGGTGATGATATTTTAGGCCTTTACCTGAGCCTCATGGTTGTGGAACAATAA
- a CDS encoding regulatory protein RecX, producing MPDDDTLKQARNRALRYLTYRDRTEHELRTYLRGKDFEPPVVDLVLDYLKRLGYVDDPRFALQWGRYRIETKRFGRFRLQQDLRLKGLADSIINDTLRQLYGEVDEKELAREAAQSKLPKWKNLDKQKQRQRLAGFLQRKGFSSETVFDTVERLIPY from the coding sequence ATGCCGGACGACGACACCCTGAAACAGGCCCGCAACCGGGCCCTGCGTTACCTCACCTACCGCGACCGAACCGAGCACGAACTGCGAACCTACCTTCGCGGTAAGGACTTCGAGCCGCCGGTTGTCGACCTGGTCCTCGATTACCTGAAACGGTTGGGATACGTGGACGACCCGCGCTTCGCCCTGCAATGGGGGCGCTACCGCATCGAGACCAAGCGGTTCGGCCGTTTTCGCCTGCAACAGGATCTACGCCTGAAAGGGCTCGCCGATTCCATCATCAACGACACCCTGCGCCAGCTCTATGGCGAAGTCGATGAAAAGGAACTGGCACGCGAGGCCGCACAAAGCAAACTTCCCAAGTGGAAAAATCTGGACAAGCAGAAGCAGAGACAACGTCTCGCCGGGTTCCTGCAACGCAAGGGGTTCAGCAGTGAAACCGTATTTGATACGGTGGAACGATTGATTCCTTACTGA
- a CDS encoding mechanosensitive ion channel family protein: MDFESIVHYITEDHSYILQAFLVVFVTLLVDYFQKRAFDRLQKRAETSASIWDEALIDAVRKPLRLAIWTIGVYTASEVIEEAISSVVFEMMGPARDTLIIASITWFIVRLIKNGEEVFLKKEGTTLDRTTADAIAKLLKLSVVITAFLVVLQTLGFSISGVLAFGGIGGIAVGFAARDLLANFFGGLMIYLDRPFVVGEWVRSPDREIEGIVEDIGWRLTRIRTFDKRPLYVPNAVFASISVENPSRMENRRIYETIGIRYDDISKMGTIVEKVKSMLANHPEIDTNKTLIVNFNKFAASSLDFFIYTFTKTTVWERYHEIKQDVLLKVIDIIEKEGAEVAFPTSTIHLANGWNTQAPEPQAPAKDYQ, encoded by the coding sequence ATGGATTTTGAGTCCATCGTCCATTACATCACGGAAGATCACTCCTATATCCTGCAGGCCTTCCTTGTCGTCTTCGTGACGCTCCTTGTCGACTACTTCCAAAAACGGGCGTTCGACCGGCTTCAGAAGCGCGCTGAAACATCAGCAAGTATCTGGGACGAGGCCTTGATCGATGCGGTGCGCAAGCCGCTTCGGCTCGCCATCTGGACCATCGGCGTTTACACCGCATCGGAAGTCATTGAGGAAGCCATCAGTTCCGTCGTGTTTGAAATGATGGGACCGGCCCGCGACACCCTCATCATCGCCAGCATCACATGGTTCATCGTGCGGCTCATCAAAAACGGCGAGGAGGTGTTCCTCAAAAAAGAAGGAACCACACTCGACCGCACCACGGCCGACGCCATCGCCAAACTGTTGAAGCTGTCGGTGGTCATCACCGCCTTTCTGGTCGTTCTTCAAACACTGGGCTTCAGCATTTCCGGCGTGCTCGCTTTCGGCGGCATCGGCGGTATCGCCGTCGGTTTCGCCGCGCGCGACCTGCTCGCCAACTTTTTCGGCGGATTGATGATCTATCTCGACCGGCCCTTCGTGGTGGGCGAATGGGTGCGCTCGCCCGACCGCGAGATCGAAGGGATTGTGGAGGACATCGGCTGGCGGCTGACGCGCATCCGCACCTTCGACAAACGCCCGCTTTACGTGCCCAACGCGGTGTTCGCCTCGATCTCGGTGGAAAACCCGAGCCGCATGGAGAACCGGCGTATTTACGAAACCATCGGCATCCGCTACGACGACATTTCCAAAATGGGGACCATCGTGGAAAAAGTGAAATCCATGCTGGCGAATCACCCGGAAATCGACACAAACAAAACCCTTATAGTCAACTTCAATAAATTCGCCGCATCGTCGCTCGACTTTTTCATTTACACCTTCACCAAGACCACCGTTTGGGAGCGGTATCATGAAATCAAGCAGGACGTGCTTCTGAAGGTCATCGACATCATCGAAAAGGAAGGCGCGGAAGTGGCATTCCCCACCTCCACCATCCATTTGGCCAACGGCTGGAACACGCAGGCTCCGGAACCCCAGGCCCCTGCAAAGGACTATCAATGA
- a CDS encoding lipoate--protein ligase family protein, whose amino-acid sequence MNRWRYIEDDKQDGGWNMAVDEALLRTCERDASFVPTLRLYGWKRPTLSIGYSQPVEAEIDLERCREKKVDWVRRPTGGRALLHMEELTYSMVGPVTHPLFSGGLKATFSVISQALLQGLVELNIGDAHINREKQYGTTRQERSPACFASLNHCEITVRERKLIGSAQRRTQQAFLQHGSVLIATDHDLFHSLLIYRDGVAVNESLAKLKASTTTLNEIAGSAVAFEAVRDAFHMGMTAHFDGAWTTAGLTAAERDLAEHLLERSRTIAGTVG is encoded by the coding sequence GTGAACCGTTGGCGGTACATCGAAGACGACAAGCAGGACGGCGGCTGGAACATGGCGGTGGACGAGGCCCTGCTTCGCACCTGCGAACGGGATGCTTCGTTTGTCCCGACGCTCCGCCTGTACGGCTGGAAGCGTCCCACGCTTTCCATCGGTTACTCGCAACCGGTGGAGGCGGAGATCGATCTGGAACGGTGCCGTGAGAAGAAGGTCGACTGGGTGCGGCGCCCCACCGGTGGCCGGGCGCTGTTGCACATGGAGGAACTGACGTATTCCATGGTGGGGCCGGTGACGCATCCGTTGTTCTCCGGCGGGCTCAAAGCCACGTTCTCCGTCATCAGCCAGGCGCTTCTGCAGGGCCTGGTTGAATTGAACATCGGCGACGCGCACATCAACAGGGAAAAACAGTACGGCACCACCCGGCAGGAACGTTCGCCCGCCTGTTTCGCCTCGCTCAACCATTGCGAGATCACCGTGCGCGAGAGAAAACTGATCGGCAGTGCGCAACGCCGCACGCAACAGGCGTTCCTGCAACACGGATCGGTGCTGATTGCCACCGATCACGATCTGTTTCATTCTCTGTTGATTTACCGCGACGGCGTCGCCGTGAACGAATCTCTCGCAAAACTGAAAGCTTCCACCACCACGCTCAATGAAATCGCGGGTTCCGCCGTTGCGTTTGAAGCCGTGCGCGACGCGTTCCACATGGGCATGACCGCGCATTTCGATGGAGCATGGACAACGGCGGGCCTCACCGCAGCCGAGCGCGATCTGGCGGAACATCTGCTGGAACGGTCTCGCACCATCGCCGGGACCGTTGGATGA
- the recA gene encoding recombinase RecA encodes MSIDPDKEKALDLAFSQIEKQFGKGSIMKLGQAEAQRVATIPTGSLSLDAILGIGGVPRGRVIEIYGPEASGKTSLTLHIIAEAQKAGGVAAFIDAEHALDPQYARNLGVNLDDLLLSQPDTGEQTLEIAEVLVRSGAVDVIVIDSVAALVPKAELDGEMGDSHMGLQARLMSQAMRKLTGVINKSRTALIFINQIRMKIGVMFGSPETTTGGNALKFYSSVRLDIRRISALKDGDKVIGNRTRVKVVKNKLAPPFRECEFDIIYGKGISRYGDILDLGVQNEIIQKSGTWFSFGDERIGQGRENSKNFLEENPDIAQKIETQIRQKLNLPVPSAPPADNGAAPEEEEIATKAAGKGKKK; translated from the coding sequence ATGTCCATCGATCCGGATAAGGAGAAAGCCCTCGACCTCGCTTTTTCGCAGATAGAAAAGCAGTTCGGCAAAGGATCCATCATGAAGCTGGGCCAGGCCGAAGCACAGCGGGTCGCCACCATTCCCACCGGCTCCCTGTCGCTCGACGCGATTCTGGGAATCGGCGGCGTGCCGCGTGGCCGCGTGATCGAAATCTATGGACCGGAGGCGTCCGGTAAAACCAGCCTCACCCTGCACATCATCGCCGAAGCACAGAAAGCGGGCGGTGTCGCCGCGTTCATCGACGCCGAGCACGCGCTCGACCCGCAGTACGCGCGCAACCTGGGCGTCAACCTGGACGACCTTCTGTTGTCGCAACCGGATACGGGCGAACAGACGCTGGAGATCGCCGAGGTCCTGGTACGAAGCGGCGCGGTGGACGTGATCGTTATCGACTCGGTGGCGGCACTGGTGCCGAAGGCGGAACTCGACGGCGAGATGGGCGACTCGCACATGGGCCTGCAGGCGCGCCTCATGTCGCAGGCCATGCGCAAACTGACCGGCGTCATCAACAAATCGCGCACGGCGCTCATCTTCATCAACCAGATCCGCATGAAGATCGGCGTCATGTTCGGCAGTCCGGAGACCACCACCGGCGGCAACGCGCTCAAGTTTTATTCCTCGGTGCGCCTCGATATCCGCCGCATCTCCGCGCTCAAGGACGGCGATAAGGTGATCGGCAACCGCACCCGCGTGAAGGTGGTGAAAAACAAGCTCGCGCCACCGTTCCGCGAATGCGAGTTCGACATCATCTATGGCAAAGGCATCTCCCGCTACGGCGACATTTTGGACCTGGGCGTGCAGAACGAAATCATCCAGAAAAGCGGCACGTGGTTTTCGTTTGGAGACGAGCGCATCGGCCAGGGCCGCGAAAACTCCAAGAACTTCCTGGAGGAAAATCCCGATATCGCGCAGAAGATCGAAACCCAGATCCGGCAGAAACTGAACCTGCCGGTGCCCAGCGCGCCTCCCGCAGATAACGGTGCGGCTCCTGAAGAGGAAGAAATCGCAACCAAGGCCGCCGGCAAAGGCAAAAAGAAGTAG